The Oryza glaberrima chromosome 5, OglaRS2, whole genome shotgun sequence DNA segment tacgCTAAAAGGTGTAAAAATTTGTGCGTACCAGAATTCAGCCATCTCACTGGAGGGTATCTGCTTGGATAAGGACTCGTAGAATATCCTGAGAGGCTCTCTCTGGACGAAATTAATGGCATCAGGCAACAACacagatgagatgagatgagatttGGTTGAGTGGAAATAAGCTGACCTCCTCAGGGGGGTCGAATTTCTGGCCTGGCAGCGAGTAGACCTTCTTCTCGGTCTTCCCTCTGctgccggtggcggaggcggatcgCTTCGGCTTGGCGCCCAATCCCTTAGACGCCTGCGCATCAAGATCGATTTCGATTTAGATTTTGGAGAGGTAGCCAGCCGTCTGGATCTGGCCGCAGCTAAATTCAAGTGTACTCCATGTGTGttagggagaggggttgggggAGAATTCGTACTTCGAATTTAGCGGCAGAGATTCCGGATTTGCCTCTGGctaaggcggcggcggaggaggacgacatcTCTACCCTCCGGAGCTCAGCGAGAGCTTGAAAGCAAAGCTCGAGCGCTCGCTTGGGGACGCGGACGCGGAGGGgccaggaggacgacgaccggagctggggcggcgtggcgcgccAGCGAGAGAGGAGGCGCAGCGACggccggggagagaggagacggggcggcggcgggcgagagaggaggcgaggggCGGCCGGCGATTTCGAGAaggaagattttatttttccttttttctgtttttctcctTCCCCTTTTACTTTGGAGGGGACTACCGATCGGATTTGGATCTGCTTTCCTTCACTCTGTGAAGGCACGGTAGTGCAGTCATAGCTTATCCACCGTCCATGCAATCTAACGGCTCATGTGTCACGTATACTTAACTGCTGTTGAAATCAGTCCATGGCAGCCCGGCAAGACACACTGATGAGTTAATCCGATGAGGCCTCtcgtcgctgctgccgccgccaccactgtcGATGCCGACGATGGCGATGACTAGCTAGCTCGGAGCTCGTCTGCTTGTATGCTTGTAAGCGTGCGCCGTCACCAGCCATCGACTGGGcccaactttttctttgttGTTCTTCATTTTTCGGGGCCAAAGTACCAAAGACATATTTTAGTTCTtcattttttgttgtttttcatTTGTTCAACTGTTGATGGTACTGAAGACATATTTTAGCTATGGAGATTGTAGTTTCTAGTGCGTtgcttttgttcttttcaaTCCTTTTTGATTTACGATCTCTATTCTCTATCTCTTTTAATTTACGATGTGGCTTATTCTCTGTTGTAGTTAGTAATGAATGGTGTTGTTTGAAACCTATGCATTGTCTGATGGAATGCATGCTTTACTTGCTGAATAGTTGAATCGAATGcatgctctgctctgctctgctcatTGTAATAATGTTCCAAAATCCAAATTCCGGGCAGCAAGCATGCTGCATCACTACCAATTGATACATCCAGTCCTAGCAGGAAGATGGAATGGCAAAGCTTCCATATGAAGCCCAAgacggcggcagtggcagcGCGTAGCGAAAGACGAGCTCCAGCTATTCGCCGGCAGCAGCGATGGCGACACTACAAGTCTACCAAACTGACTCTAAAGTCTGGAGAACGTGCTTCTTGTTGGGCTGATATAGGTCTCTGTGCTCGGGAGCTGTTGGATTGCATGGACGGTGGATAAGTGATGACTGCACGCCCGTGCCTTCACAGGGTGAAGTCAGACGATCCAAATCCACTACCGatcgggcaaaaaaaaaaagacgtcaGCGCCACCGGATGCGTGtaaaaccactttaaactaatttttctcttaaattatttatccaaatcatgattcgaTTGTACCATTAAATTCATTGAAATTAAagcttcaaaacaagaccacacatagaTAGATTCCGacgaatttttttagcttattattgaattatttttaaatgttgcactatgttccaccaagtatatcggaattatttcactaagtagatcaaaaatatttcaatcgtttaaatcaggcattgtttcaccttatataaaaacaatgtttcagcgaatagtaaaagaatgtttcaatccatcgcaacattagatctataaatagtgaaacattctgattacactaggtgaaacatttttggtggaacaaaaaatgaaacgaattccaaACGAATTCCCTCAATAGAGGGTTTTCAAATATGTGAGTGATttattgcaaaagaatgtttcattcactgcaacattggatctatacatagtaaaacattgtgagtacactaggtgaaacattttttatggaacaaaaaaatgaaacgaattccttaatagagggttttcaaaatatgtgggtgatttgttgcaaaagaatgtttcaattcattgcaacattagatctgtacatagtgaaacattgtgagtacactaggtgaaacatgtTTGGTATGGACACGTGGCAGGTGGAGGCATGAcaaatggtggggcccaggAGGCATCCGCGTCGTGCTGGGGAGGGGGGGCGATTTCGCTCCCCCGCGCCGGTCACCCGAGGCGAAGAATTTCGTTCTGCTTTTTTATTGGAGCTGCTATACAACATAATCCCGTTGGTACGAGatgataccggttaggtatcaggacatgatacctaaccggtatcagGCGATATTTGcgaggtatcaggtgatacctataaggtatcaggcgattcctaccatgtatcatgtgatacttgcgaggtatcaggtgataccttataggtatcagacgattcctACCATGTATCAGGTGAATCATGTCTGGTATCAGGCGATTCCTACCATGTATTAGGTGATACTTGCGAAATATCAGGTGAAACCTGTCAGCTATCAGGCGATTCCTACCATGTATCTGGTGATACTTGCGAAGTATCACGTGAAATCTTTCAGGTATCAGGCGATTcctaccacgtatcaggtgatacttgcgaaGTATCAAGTGAAACCTGTCAGGTATCAGGCGATTCCTACCAcatatcaggtgatacttgcgaaGTAGTATAAGGTGAAACCTGTTAGGTATTAGGCGATTCCTACCACATATTAGGTGATACTTGCAAGGTATCAGATGATATTAAAAGagccccccctctctccctaatcCTGCCAAAATCAGCCTCCGGGAAAAAAAAGCCCCAACATATCTCATTACCAAGGAGTTAACTATTTTCCTTCTCCACTAACTCTAAACCCTAGAAAATCAAAGACAATCCCAGTTGCTATCGGTTATCACTGATCGGAATAGCAGCCCCTGAATAAATAGCCACCATGCGCACGAACCCTAGAACAGATGGGGAGCATTTGGGATCTAGATTCGAGGGAATAAAGGGGACGAAACAAGGAATGAGAACGAGAAGAACCTGGAATGCAGTATTGTGGGAAGAAAAAATGACCACCGACGCCGTCGCTAGCGTTGTCTTCGCCGCCGCAAGATTCGCCGATTCCTCCCCCCACGCCAGCCTTGTGTTTCTTTCCCAAGCCTGCCTTAGTTTTGtctgaagtaaaaaaaatcccaaCAACAATGGTGTCTTAAATGAGATAGATGAGAAGCGGTTCACAGCTAAAaccaaaattataatggcatggttacaaTTTTTTTGATTTGGTTGTCCCTTTGGGACGGAATACCGGTAAGTAGCATTTCcgtttttatttctatttatatttttttagtagacTAATATTATTTTGGGTCTGGAGAATTTGGAGGGGTAAACTTACCAACTCTAATGAAAGGGTGATTGCAACCACTTATCCATCCCACtcccccaaccaaacaaaaaaaatggatcgCCATATCCACTTTCATccctacaaccaaacaaaaaactggatcgTCATATTCACTCCACCGAACAAAAAACTGTATCGCCATATCTAGCAGAATATGGATCGCCATATCCCATCCAACCTTAACCGGGAACCAAACACACCCCTAGTGGAGTAGGAGGCCAGAAAGGTGGTTCGGTCCGGTCTAAAAAAGAGAATTTTTAAGGTACATTATACGGAAAATCCTACGTGCCGGGCGCCTAATCGCTGAAGAGAAAATCGGACGCCCGCGCCTCCTGTGCTCCCGCCGTGCCTCGCACGCTCGCGTGCCTCCCCCACCAAGCACCCCACCATCTGTagccgttgcaacaaatcactcaCATATTCCGGAAACGCTCTATTATGGAAtctatttcattttttgttccaccaacaatgttttagctagtgtactcatgatgtttcactatgtatggatcaaatatagcagtgaattgaaacattattttgctatttgctgaaacattgtttttatatagattGAAATATTGACAGTCGTTACAGAcaaatttcgaccgtcaatataactaaaaaaaatgaagaactaGCCATGCTTACAATGCATGCTTATTTGCAAATAATATACTTCCACTTATACTTGGAGAATAACATGTTACaggaatttatcaaataaaataaagagaaagtggagaaaacctcactcctaagcaagcaATTGGATAaaggggcccacatgtcagatgTAAACGTCCGGAAACCACCTTAACTGTCAAAACCGACaatgggacccacctatcagccATTGTACTGAAGGGGAGGTCGGTTGGAGCCgaccctggttcggccgaaccaggggcaaGTCGGCTCGCCCCCTCCCCCTACACATGGATGTCTAGGATGCGTTGCTGATGGCGGTTACGAGGGTAAAATGAACATTTCGCATGAAGTAACCGTCATACcggccctataaaaggaggagctcacttcacttctcaacacactcaagcaagctcaaTTTCTTTTCATACATTAGTATTAGTAGtatagtgctaagtggagtagtATAGAATAGTGTTCGGAAGTCCTCGGAGTCTCCGGAAGAGTtttcggtatggctctagcagcttttgTAATCTCTTCTGTAATACTTTCCGAATTACTaaaatactcttctttatatatcttcGGTACTTTATTTAGTCTAAGTATTGGTCTTGCTTTATATCTGCATTATGTTAATTGTGTGGATAGCCTACCATAGAGGTGTAATGGTGCGGGTTTAATGTCTGAtttattagagtagtatttaataatgtgagcatggtgcttagattattaaatatcatCAATTGGGCATATATGCTGCAGGACAGTAGAGGTGAGCCGCtaatggtgatagctcagtactggtattcctccacgttagtatatattcctaagacaaattcctagggagggtactcctccgtatttagccctggttggacggccatgacatgttgtcgtaagaaactcggcagcCCAGGGTGgtttctcgaagtaccaggaggacaCTGTTAGGGATATTGGCCACATGATTGTACAttagcagatgtaaactagaatTTGAGtgtatactttttttaaaaaggaacaCAACAGGGGAGGCCCCCGTTGTTAAAAGAGCTTTATTAATAAAggtaaaaaaaccaaaaaatcaCAAGACTCTAATCCAATTTATAATTACACCTTTATCAATCTCCTTCAATCTAAAAAGCAAAAGGATCAGATCACTCTTAAGTGAGATCCTCCAGGAAACAACTGAGGGAAGAatgttttcaaaaatataaccattcctttgcttttagatatTCCATGCGCCCAACAGAAAGATTTCCATGAAGCTACAGTTCTGGAAAGATTTgaatgtatattagaagtatatgaATTGAATgatttctatttcttcttccacttaGTTAGAGTTATTTTGTTATGAGGATTGAATAGCATCCCTTCGTGTCGCTCTACCCCTATGTTATATCTAACCCCTGTTTAGGCTCTGACAATtataagtaatatatgtatCAAGTGCATTAGTAAAGTTCGCTCTTATTATCTTCCTTTGGGATTAAAAATACGATACCTTATAATACTttcaggtgaaatgctacaatggtatatccgtgcacttgcggattaattttgtaaccataaatataccaggACTATTTCTGGCACCATTGCTGGGAAtgaatatttctagtaatatcgttaagaaataccaacatgaAACAACATCTAATTTTTTGGATAACCgtttgtttcatacgttgtagcaaaatgttccatgagttgatttggttgtgttttaGCTTTTTAAAAgactgaaacattttcgatctacctGGTGAAACATGCTCAATCTACCTGGTGTAACAGCAACcgatttttgacaaaaaaaaatcgagcgTCCGATTTATAGGCGACTCGACATTATACTAGTAGGTATTTCTTTTAAAACATGTAAAGGGCTGCTAAATCATTTGAAGTTGAGATTTATTTTCAGCAGGATTCAGGAGTAATTGTTCTGTATCTCGTCGTCCATTTGTGCTAGCGTTTTTTTTACGGACCGAGTATGTAGCTAGCGAACATGCCGACCTATCGACGACGAGACGGGCAAGAGATCAGGACTCTGGCATGCATATATCATGGACGGATAGACGAGTAGTACATGTACTGGAATTTCTTGTCTGTTCGTTTGGTGCGGGGCGGGCCGGCGCTTGCTCGCGGTGGATATCGGCGGCGAGCCAGGGACGCGGTGCGGTGGCTGTCCACAGCGGCGTTAGCGCATGGGACGAAGGAAAGGGAACGGATTTCTCTCAAGCTGATTTCATCTGAGCCACTCGAGAGCAGGTTCTGAAACgcgaaaatacaaaaatacccTCACGCAAAAAGATGGAAAGACAAATATATTCTTTTCGATTTATACTGCAAAACTAA contains these protein-coding regions:
- the LOC127773295 gene encoding uncharacterized protein LOC127773295 gives rise to the protein MSSSSAAALARGKSGISAAKFEASKGLGAKPKRSASATGSRGKTEKKVYSLPGQKFDPPEEREPLRIFYESLSKQIPSSEMAEFWLMEHGLLSPERAKKAYEKKQKRQQQIRSGTPIKPSVKKDKPESSKKPSSYNSSDSKAKKRVDYSDDDDDFIVKLKRSRG